In the genome of Bremerella sp. P1, the window TCCGGATGCCCAATTACTGATGCCTGCATTCCCGACTTATTGGCCATCACGTCACTTGAAGAACTGGTCCTCTTGGAAACGCATATTTCTGAAGAGGGCGCGAAGAAACTGGCGCAACAATTTTCACTTAGATGGTCTCTTGTTCCTTCGGAAGTAATCCGTCTGACGCTCTTGCAACTTGTCCGAGATGACATTGCCATCACCATCGACTCAAACGCTCTTGCGGAAGGAGCCGATGCGCCGCCCCAATACTTTGTTTCCGCGGAATCCTTTGAACGGTTGCCGGCAATCGAGAAACCTGAACTCCTCTTCGAACATCTGGCTCGGCTAGGTGGTGTGGGCGAGGTCTACCTACCGCTTGAACCTGCCCAACTTGTCGACCTCAGACCGATGTCCAGGATTCACAACCTCGACATCTCCGAGCCCTCGAAGGTGAGTTCATCCTTCGACGCTCAGCAATGGTCTCACTTGGCAAAGCTTTATATCGAGCGTCTATCATTGACTTTCATAAACGAGCTGCCATCAGAAGCACTTCAGGTTCTTCCCAAAATCAAAGAACTCGAAGTATTGGAAGTGTGGGACCAAACGATCACGCCTGAGGACTGGGCACAGCTAGTGCAGTGTCCGCAGCTGAAAAGACTCAACTTAGTCGGGTGCAAATTACAAGACATTCAGGAGTTCAAGCCCACACCACGGCCTCTGGAACTGAGGCTAGAAGGATCAGATCTCCCTACGGATGAAGATCAGACGAAGCTCAAGGAACTCACTAGAACATCCAAGCTTTCCGATCTCGAATGAGCCAAGTCAAAGAACGTCGCATCCTAACGTTGTTCACTACGCCGCAAAGCGTATCGGTCCCTTCGGACTTCGCAGATCGAACAGGCCGAAGATCTCATCCTTCGAGAAGCCAACCTTCTTCGGTTCGCCGGTCTCGCTGAACAAGCTGTTGAACAACTCTCGCTTCTCTTCCAGCACCTTGTTGATGCGATCCTCGATCGTTCCCACGGCCAGGTAACGGCTGATCGTCACGGCGCCGGCGGCCCCGATACGGTGAGCCCGATTAATGGCCTGATCTTCGATGGCCGGGTTCCACCAACGATCGAATAAAAACACGTATTCGCAGAACTGGAGATTCAAACCGACGCTCCCAGCCCCGTAGCTCATTAGAATGACGTGCTTTGAGGGATCGTTCTTGAACTGTTCGATCACCCCTTCTCGCTGCTTGTGAGGGACTTTGCCGTGATACTCTAGCGGTCCGAAGGGCTCGACATGCTTGCGAATCTCTTGAATCGTTCGTGTCCATTGGCTGAACAGGATCGCCTTCTTACCGCTGGCGGCGACTTCTTCCAAGTCGGCTTTCAGCTGATCCATCTTGGCACTTTCGCCTGTCAGGGGATCGAAGTTACAGATCTGCTTCAGTCGCAATACAAGTTCGAACACGTGCTGGACGGTCAGCTCCTGTCCCATATCTTCAAGCCGAACGATGCCTTCCTTCTCAGCGATTTCATACGCTTCCTGCTGGGCAGGCGAAAGATGCAGTTCCGCATCGCGATAGAGCCGCGGCGGCATGTCGGTCATTACAAGATCCTTCGTCCGGCGAATTATGTACTCGCCGGCCGTGGAACTCATGGCCTTGATGTTCATCCCCTTCGTCAGCAGACCTGGAGCGAGAAACTCGAATACCCCCACCAGGTCGTCCGTGCTGTTCTCGATCGGCGTGCCGGTAAGCGCCCAGCTTCGTGTGCGGGGAATCCCCTTGGCGATCTCGGCCGTGGTACTGTTGGAGTTCTTGATGCGTTGAGCTTCGTCCAATACGACCAGATCGAAATGAAGTCCGCCTTCTTCGCTGACCAGTTCCTGGTCGCGCATCAGTAATTCATAATTGGCGATCTTCACCGGCGTCTGATTGTCTCGCCAGAGCCAACTTCGTTTGGCCGAGTCTCCTTCGATGACACTGATCGGGATCTCGGGAGCCCACAAGTTGAACTCACGTTTCCAGTTGGAAACCAACGGCTTGGGGCAGACCAACAGCACGCTGCGAATTTCCCCTGCCCGGAGCAGCATCCGCATGGTGCTGATCGATTGCATCGTCTTGCCGAGCCCCATCTCGTCGGCCATGACTGCCGCATGCCTTGGA includes:
- a CDS encoding DEAD/DEAH box helicase — its product is MTDSLETISHDLNIKTEVIPLGWTAALARPPQVTITSENFKSERPKAVSLTCSGPKIGVKSFVFPEAPAWLQALEKKAPPKKEAAAESAAEGEAPRKPKAKRVTHIRPPGDVIKLEDRLYYLLQPSLESLVSSGAMEFPFEPFPYQFEGIAFLYPRHAAVMADEMGLGKTMQSISTMRMLLRAGEIRSVLLVCPKPLVSNWKREFNLWAPEIPISVIEGDSAKRSWLWRDNQTPVKIANYELLMRDQELVSEEGGLHFDLVVLDEAQRIKNSNSTTAEIAKGIPRTRSWALTGTPIENSTDDLVGVFEFLAPGLLTKGMNIKAMSSTAGEYIIRRTKDLVMTDMPPRLYRDAELHLSPAQQEAYEIAEKEGIVRLEDMGQELTVQHVFELVLRLKQICNFDPLTGESAKMDQLKADLEEVAASGKKAILFSQWTRTIQEIRKHVEPFGPLEYHGKVPHKQREGVIEQFKNDPSKHVILMSYGAGSVGLNLQFCEYVFLFDRWWNPAIEDQAINRAHRIGAAGAVTISRYLAVGTIEDRINKVLEEKRELFNSLFSETGEPKKVGFSKDEIFGLFDLRSPKGPIRFAA